The nucleotide sequence ATATAACTGCCCATTATAGCAAGATTGAAATTTCTCTGTTACCATTTCAATTTATGCAGGTTTTGGGTTACCCTAGCAAACCTATTGGACTTTTTATAAAAAGATCCATTATCTTCCGATCCGATTCCAATGGCGAAGATCTAGAAGGCTATGCTGGTGCTGGACTCTATGATAGGTAAAATTGAAATTGTTACTTTATTTCTTTCTTGAAATCATAATAGTCCATTTagctattctttttttttttttttttttttttttttaaaagcttcatTTGGTCTTGTTTGAAGCTCTAAAAATGTTATATTGATTATGCCCCGTTCAATGGTTACATTCTTTTTTATATCTGTGCAGTGTGCCAATGGATGAAGAAGATCAGGTAGTACTTGATTACTCATCCGATCCATTGATAGTTGATGGAAACTTCCAGAAATCGATCCTCTCAAGTATTGCTCGTGCTGGAGATGCTATCGAGAAGTTATATGGTTCCCCACAAGACATTGAAGGTGTGGTAAGAGATGGGAAGATCTATGTGGTCCAAACGAGGCCGCAGATGTGATCCGATTGTGCATTCATTCATGCCTATATAACATCTGAACTTTGTCTAACTAGTCTATATCTATACAAAATTCATAGAAACATAAATAACCATAAGAATAAATTGGCCTAGATCAACATATTGTCATGGACATGGCTTATAGTACTTTCTAAGTAAATATAATCATATTTATTTCTTCATTCCATCATATCTCTAATGTTTTACAGTTACTTTTAATCAACTTATCCATCTTGCATTCTTGTTTTTTTTTTGGCTTTTACCTGGATCATTTTTGAGAAAGCTTTAGTTAGATATACGTGACACCTTATGCACATATGAATAAGTTTTCCATGCAAGTTAGATCCTTTCTTTTGCCAGATTAATTTTTTTTGTTGACCGACTTAAATCTAACCAAAAGATTTGAGATCTAGCATCGCGAACATTTAATTGACCATGAGCCTTGATGTTTCTTTAGAGCCAAACATTTTTTTCACAAATTACACAGCAACTAAATTAGCTATTGTAGTGCAAGATATCACTGTTTTAAGGAAATAAAACATATGGGTCATCCAAGGTGTGCATATTCTGGGTATAATCAAGATTAAGCATAGTTTAGTtttataatacataatgataatgaaGATACAAACAACCAAATCCACATGAACTTCCACACCTTTTACAAAAACATACACCTTTATTCAACTCACAACTATGTCATTCTTGTACACTCAACGCGGGGATGGGCATGTCAAGATGTTGACCCATGCTTCGTTAACTCGTCCAGTGAGATGCGACGATGAGTTGTACTGCGCAATGGTATACGAGCCTTTCTCTTTAGAAACCGTAATATTCTTCCCATTAAAATACAAAGGCTTAGACAAACTCAACACAAGCGATGTTTTTTCTTTATAGATATTATCATCTTGAGCAAAACCAGAAAACGTTCTCACTGCTACGCACTGGTTTTTCCAGTTGGTAATACGCAAATTGAGTTGGGCCGAAGGCACTGGTGGTTTTAATGGGAAATACATGCTTACCGAATAGTCTGTACCACTAAGCGTCGATGTGATAGTGGTAAGTACAGGTTTTGTGATTTTTAATTTAGTGCTGTCTTCATTTGCACCATGAATGTACTGATACAACCTGTGACCAAATAAAAAAGCAACTGTGGTTGGTAATAATGGATGAAAAATATACTATCATCTGATCTATTATAATTTAATTTCTATTTTTTTCTCGCAATAATGTTTATGTGGCAAGAAAACGATATATGATAGAGGTAGAACCTGTGAAACCCGTCATGAGTAGATTTACTGAAGGATGAACCACCAACGACTGGAGCAGATATCCACGATGAGTCACGGTAGTGTCTGATTTCGATATCTGGTGCCGAGAGTATGACTGTGTATAGTGGAGTCTCAGTTGCATTTACATGACAACTAAGTAGTATCATTAGAGTAATAAGGTAACTTAAAACTAGAAACTTATATTTTAGAGCCATTTTTGGTGATTGATGACACTCTTTAAGTGTTTGTAGATTTGTTTGGCAAGTGTTGCAAGTGTTCTGTATCTACGTCAAGTGCTATTTATACAGCACTTCATCTATTAGAAAGCAAAAAAGTAAGATAAAATAGCACTCGTGTTTGTATAAAAACTGCAATTTGGTTTATGAAGCTACCTTCAGATATCTGACTAATAATGAATGATTAATTTAAACACCTGAAATTAAAGTTGTAAACAATTGAGTACGGAGTATATATGGAGTattattataggtatatatgtacaTGATGATGCTAGAAAAAGTAGATAACATTCTTTTCAAACTCGGTTTGATTAAACTTTTAGGTTAATTTGTTATTAAAAATGCGTTTGCCGGGAGTCGAACCCGGGTCTATTGCTTGGAAGGCAATTATCCTAACCGTTGGACTACAAACGCAACATGTCAATTATGCTCCAAGAAGcatattaaatagataattaaatgTGATATTCATAATATGATATGAAATTTTCTCGATTCACGGCAAAAGGTAAAACATCTAAACTCGATGTAACTGTGTTTCTTTTGAAATCCGCCAAACTTAACTCGTAAGAATTGGATGCTAGTAAAATAACTCCACCAAGTACCTTCATGATCATTTACCCACCCACACACAATCTGAAAGAAATCTATCCGTCACCGCAAGTAACCGTAAATAGGTAAAAACCTCGGTGGGATTCTAACCTGTGACTCCCGTAGGAAAATCCACAAAGTCCAGCCTCCCATGGAATTCGGACCCACGTCAATTCCACAAAAGTTCTCCTCCCATATACCATTCGGCTACGACCTACTTAGTCAAAATTGTCAAAATTGGTGAGTTCCGCTTTGTTAAATTAGGGTTATAAATCATTATCAAAATTGGAACTCAAACCTTCGCTCATTTTACAAACTAAGACTTCTATTCTAAGGCTACATGTAACAATGAGTCTGTtagttaattgataaatttctcaaTTCATTTACACGATTCTTTTACCTTCTTATTTTCATATCGTATACGTCAATATGACTTTTTAATAAAATCAAACAATTAACAATTAACAAAATTATATTATATCATACTCGTATAATTATAGCCCGATCTGTTGACataagcgacaccgaattatagtaaaccgctagtaataattgaaaatagcgacaataaagatacaccgagatttaacgtggaaaaccccaatagggtaaaaaatcacgggcaaggaaagaaacgtttcactaataagaataataggaattacacttctctctaattacaaggataagtactaattttaatatctcttgtaaataggagACTAACACTCACTAACTCTCTATTTAATCTTTTAGTACAAGACTAGTGAAATGGCCCATGAAATCACGGTTTGTTcaaacgaaataatttaatgacatcttttaggtattaagtgaatgtaaatgctaaagtcatttattttaatgacccgtttgattaaaaaacttgtcgttgtttttacaaatatatagagacatgtattttcgcatacatatgtaacgtaattaatttcgtaaaaaggatccatatttgaatattaataatataataattataattataattataattattatattaaaagtaaataataataataataaaattcgctcaaaattgagtatttatatttttaataataataattattattagtattaataaatgccttttaaattttttagaaaattaaaatacaattattatataaaagttgtacaatatgctttaaaatctgggtgttctgtagaagattttacaatttaggaaagattaatattttcttttataaaagatttcgtattatttttttaattaatttaatataaaattatgacatCATAATTATGAAAATTTaagggtaattagcttaatgatgacatcatcatcttagagatttatatgactatatagattgaAGAATGAGTATGGGATGTATAAATGAGCATGTATGATGCTCTATTTATACTACTTGAAAATGGAAGAAGTTGTAAACAAATTGACAACCATGTACTAGTTGTAAACAAATTGACAACTATGTGATAGTTGTAAACAACTTGGCAACCATATGGTAGTGAATGTTGCCAATTCAAATTTGTCTTCAACAATTGTAGGCAACTTTAGTTCCTATGTGTCCACACTATAttattcaacaatctcccacttgaagatttgattgaagctcaatcaatcttcacacgacAATCCTTCTTTGCCGATGATGTTGCTTACGTTtccgctaggccgcatgaggaacgacaCCAAGTAAACTTGTCACTGCTTATTGACTTCATTAGATAATCAACTACATTGttgtcagtatgaattttctgcataaCCAcagttccttcttccactttctgaCGAATGAAGttatactgaactcgtatatgctttgtctttgaatgaaatgctggattccttgcaagatgtAAGGCACTCTagttgtcacaaaatagagtgatattctcttgtttgtgtccgagttcctccaaaaacatctttaatcatacTGCTTCTTTAGCAGcatgagtagctgctacatattctgcctctgttgttgacgtgGCCACAACTGACTGccgttttgaaacccagcttactgttccaccacaaagtgtgaaaacatatgcagtggtagatttactgttatcaatatcacctgcataatctgaatcaacataccctttgacaataaattctcGTTTCCCGTAAGATAacgcaacatctaaggttcccttgatgtatctTATGATCCTCTTAACCGCATCCCAATGCGCTCTACCAGGATTCGctatgtaccgactaactactcccactgtatgtgcaatgtctggtcttgtacatatcattgcgaacattaaactttgtaacatcccgtcttttcccgtttactttccatttaattattttaaagtccgttatataattataacatcttccgttaaaacacgtttttaaaatatttcgtttaggtaattcacgcacccgcttcaaacttgagggactaattgtgtcaagtggccaaagtggtgactaggtcaactagtcaaccacctcaccacTTCTACTCATTCATTCATCttctcttttactacttccactttattctctcaaacaccaacttaaagaatcatcatccattttgaatctagcaagcgttcttcaaaacaaattacatatttggaatccttgcatcttcctcttcgaatccataccaacatcatctcatttgggtaactttctaaaaacactagattttatgttcttgatgtttttgacttataaaagtgttacttagtgtctatggctcgagtctaacatgaatatatgatttgtatgttcggtcttgttgttttggtgaaactagcatgaacttgacatGAGCGTGTTTAATCttcagttttggatgattaaatgatgttgttatgttaaagttcatgtattaaatgtgtttctagcatcactagctccattttgatgtgtaggttgattaagaaagcttcactaacaacgattattgattttgtgattttggttaggtTTGATAGACTTAGTATGAACTttcgatgcattaaatgcttgacaatgttgtttgtaagtgtttagttatattgtatacgtaattacctacgaaatggtgtattgaatgtaggtagtaagttcccaagtcatcaaagtgcatttatgaacttgaatgtaattaaCGATTAACATTTAATgcggatttggttgttataaatgttgaattgattgatgaaatgggcttagttgttttccttgtcaaaatacctttccaacgatataagatacatgttttgattgtttgcggatcataaattgtgtttgtttgagttttggttccagacttgtgaaatttcagcaactTCAAACTGTCcaggtgtttggacgccgtccaacccttcacagctggacgccgtccagccaatctggacgccgtccaaatgaactaccagattctgctttgcttggtcatttcacgaaaaattctaactatgctacgcacctccgattaacatgtaacttgttctaacatgcttatatatgatttaaaacctcggaaaaattgtccgagacccgacctgaatgtgttgactttttcgctgACTTTAactcgaccaaagttgacttttaatcaaacttaaccaaatgcttatgcaattgttctaacgtgtttttatacttgtatcttgcatgaaacttgacaatttgactcacatgctatattaatcgagtcgtaacgagccataggactacttgaacactttgaccgaccgtgtttaccgatattgatacaacctatttgtttatgaaatgtcccgttcatattgattataaacgttccatattaattgatttcgttgtgaggttttgacctctatatgagacgtttttcaaagactgcattcgattttaaaacaaaccataacctttaaaatattacgaagattatcaaataatgttaaTCTACAATATAGAGTTTTCACACGacgattacataatggtttacaataatattacacaacaatatatgtcttcgaatgcagtttttaaacaatattatacaagcatgctgattccaactcttgtccataaattagcatgtaacagcagaagctcttaataatcacctgagaataaacatgctttaaacgtcaacaaaaatgttggtgagttataggtttagcctatatatttatcaaatcataataatagaccacaagatttccatttccatttctcaataacatgcaatctgcataaaaatcattcatatgatgaacacctggtaaccgacattaacaagatgcatatagaatatccccatcactccgggactcacaaatcggatatgataaatcgaagtactaaagcatccgtaactcggatgaggcttgttgggcaaaatagatctatctttaggattcgcgtcaattggtggtaattatcataaacaccaattcttaggctaccaagctaaaaaaggggcatattcggttcgataatttaacatagaatgtaatttcgatcacttgtgtctattttgtaaaaaatttataaaactgcatgtattctcatcccaaaaacaatatatttcaaaagtggaactataactcactttcacgtattttcactttgttggaaaataagacttggccactggtcgattcacgaacctataacaaatatgtacatatatatcaaagtatgatcgaaatatattcacaacatttttattacgttttaatgatttaagtttgttaagttaacagtccaacgttagtaatctataactagttgtccatagttaaatgtacagaaataaatcaatatatattatctcgaatcaatccacgatccagggtatacaagtctcaggctagatcacaactcaaagtatatatattattttggaatcaacctcaaccctgtataactaactcaagcattactgcatatagagtgtttatggttgttccgaaatatattatatagatgggtcgatatgatatgtcaaaacattgtatacgtgtctatggtatcccaagattacataatatatgttagaatacatgtgtaatacaatataagttagttaagttatgatttgtatagatttgttacaaattttacgtagctacaacaagcaaaatcatccaatcttgttttacccataacttcttcgttttaaatccattttgagtgattcaagttgatatggtttcataatgaactgaaagttatgaaactaaatagaaaaatataagtttatagtcggaaatacaagttacaagtcatttttgtagaggtagtcatttcagtcgaaagaacgacgtcttgatgaccattttgaaaaacatacttccactttgagtttaaccatgatttttggatatagtttcatgttcataagaaaaatcattttcccagaagtatagcttttaaatcaaagttatcatagtttttaattatccaaaccaaaacagcacccggtttcgctacgacggcgtatgtccggttttacggtgttcttcgtgtttccaggttttaaatcattaagttagcatatcatatagatatagaacatgtgtttagttgattttaaaagttaagttagaaagattaactttgtttgcgaacaagtgtagaattaactaaactatgttctagtgattacaagtttaaatcttcgaataagatagttatatatatatatatatatatatatatgaatcgaataatgttatggatatcattactacctcaagtttagtaggtaaacctactagaagtgacaagaaatgatctagcttcaaaggatccttggatggcttgaaagttcttgaagtagaatcatgacacgaaaataagttcaagtaagatttctactcgaattaagatagttatagttatagaaattgaatcaaagtttggatatgagttttaccttgaataggaaatataacctactataaataacaaaggtttcttgatcttagataattacttggaatggattagaaagcttggaagtatacttgcaaacttgaaaggatttttgaagtgttcttgaagtgttcttcttatgatgattatagcttgattcttgaagtagtttttgatgaaaatgatgatttggtTACTGAAAAAATTCGTTAATAGGTatatgtgtgtgttgagagagaattggaaaggaaaatggaaatgaaatgaagtgaatggtgagtggtgagtggtgagtggggttaaaaggagttcttgttagttgactagttcatggtagaagttaaacttgattagtcatgcatgatataatcaagagtggaatcccatgctagttcctattggtatatacccctaGTAAGTatgtctagaagctgggtataatacgagtacgaagactgaatgaatacgagtagaatagttgatgaaaatgaatgagaatgtaattgtaagcatttttgttaagtatgagtgttttgatatatgtcttgaagtctttcaaaagtgtattaatataacttaatacactacatgtatatacattttaactgagtcgttaagtcaccgttagtcattacatgtaagtgttgtcttgaaacttttaagttaacgatctcatttaatgtagttaacccattgtttattatatctaatgagatgttaaattatcatattatcatgataacatggtgtatgaatatatcttgatacaatatatatatatatatatatatatatatatatatatatatatatatatatatatatatatatatatatatatatatatatatattaaaacgtcgttacaacgataatcgttacatatataactcgttttgaaactcttaagttagtagtcttgttttacatatgaagttcattgttaacacacttaatgatatatttaattatcattttatcatgttaaacatagtgtatcaatatcttaatatgattcatatgtatttagtaagacgttgttataacgataatcgttatatatatcgtttcgagtttcttaattcaatagtctcatttttatgtatataactcattgttaatatacttagtgtgatacttacctatgataattctcatgttaactatatatatatccatatatatatatatcatcatgtagttgttacaagtttaaacgttcgtgaatcgccggtcaacttgggtgatcaattgactacataaactcatttcaattaatcaagtcttaacaagtttgattgcttaacatgttggaaacatttaatcatgtaaatatcaatttcatttaatatatataaacatggaaaagttcgggtcactacagtacctacccgttaaataaatttcgtcccaaaattttaagctgttgaaggtgttgacgcatcttctggaaataggtaagagtatttcagcttcatttgatcttcatgctcctaggtgaactcgggtctcctacgagcattctatcgaaccttaacgatcggtatcttgttttgcttgagtcttttaacctcacgatccattatctcgacgggttcttcaacgaa is from Rutidosis leptorrhynchoides isolate AG116_Rl617_1_P2 chromosome 10, CSIRO_AGI_Rlap_v1, whole genome shotgun sequence and encodes:
- the LOC139870534 gene encoding uncharacterized protein, whose amino-acid sequence is MVYGRRTFVELTWVRIPWEAGLCGFSYGSHSCHVNATETPLYTVILSAPDIEIRHYRDSSWISAPVVGGSSFSKSTHDGFHRLYQYIHGANEDSTKLKITKPVLTTITSTLSGTDYSVSMYFPLKPPVPSAQLNLRITNWKNQCVAVRTFSGFAQDDNIYKEKTSLVLSLSKPLYFNGKNITVSKEKGSYTIAQYNSSSHLTGRVNEAWVNILTCPSPR